A region of Rhodoferax potami DNA encodes the following proteins:
- the rbfA gene encoding 30S ribosome-binding factor RbfA has product MRKKSSTPNRSFQVADQIQRDLAELIARELKDPRVGMVTIQGVEVTPDYAHAKVFFSLLVGDPVGTAEGLNQAAGFLRAGLFKRLHIHTVPTLHFIFDQTTERAADMNALIARAVSSRAKED; this is encoded by the coding sequence GTGCGTAAAAAGTCTTCTACCCCCAATCGGAGCTTTCAAGTAGCCGACCAGATCCAGCGTGATCTGGCGGAATTGATTGCTCGCGAATTGAAGGACCCCCGGGTCGGCATGGTCACCATTCAAGGCGTGGAAGTGACGCCGGACTATGCCCATGCCAAGGTGTTTTTCAGCCTGTTGGTGGGCGATCCGGTGGGTACGGCTGAAGGCCTGAACCAGGCGGCGGGCTTTTTGCGCGCGGGCTTGTTCAAGCGTCTTCATATCCACACGGTGCCGACACTGCATTTCATTTTTGACCAGACCACTGAACGGGCTGCAGACATGAACGCATTGATTGCCCGTGCGGTGTCTTCGCGCGCCAAAGAGGATTGA
- the truB gene encoding tRNA pseudouridine(55) synthase TruB has product MNAPRARVARRPVHGVLLLDKPLGLSSNQALQKAKWLLRAEKAGHTGTLDPLATGVLPLCFGAATKFSQMHLDADKAYETTVRLGIKTSTADAEGEILLERPVAFTQEQLDEVLLRFTGPIAQVPPMHSALKKDGKALYEYARAGIEIEREARHVVIHGLKRLSALMDIAEPAIKLGVDCSKGTYIRTLGEDIGEALGCGAHLSALRRVRTGGFDTTHCITLEALEAMTEAERMACLLPVDALLAQHVAVTLDSDNAARFLSGMRRRGSWADVEQVAVYAASPKALLGTAQVKAGELIPVRLLSPLEISETLGQQAAMETSLKQSSENWAPVA; this is encoded by the coding sequence ATGAATGCGCCGCGTGCACGGGTTGCAAGGCGCCCCGTTCACGGGGTGCTGTTACTGGACAAGCCTTTGGGTTTGTCCAGTAATCAGGCTTTGCAGAAAGCCAAGTGGTTGCTCAGGGCCGAGAAGGCAGGGCATACTGGTACCTTGGATCCATTGGCTACGGGTGTCTTGCCCTTGTGTTTTGGCGCGGCGACGAAATTCAGCCAGATGCACCTGGATGCCGACAAGGCTTACGAGACAACCGTCCGCCTAGGCATCAAAACCAGCACCGCGGATGCCGAAGGTGAAATCTTGCTTGAGCGCCCTGTGGCGTTCACCCAAGAGCAACTGGATGAAGTGCTGCTGCGGTTTACAGGCCCGATTGCACAGGTCCCGCCAATGCACAGTGCCTTGAAGAAAGATGGTAAGGCCCTGTACGAGTATGCGCGGGCCGGTATCGAGATAGAGCGTGAGGCTCGCCATGTGGTAATTCATGGGCTTAAAAGGCTTTCCGCCCTCATGGATATTGCGGAACCTGCTATCAAATTGGGAGTGGATTGCAGCAAGGGGACGTATATACGGACCTTGGGCGAAGACATTGGTGAGGCCTTGGGTTGCGGCGCGCATTTGAGCGCCTTGCGTCGTGTGCGGACGGGTGGATTTGACACCACGCACTGCATCACGCTGGAGGCACTCGAGGCCATGACCGAAGCTGAGCGCATGGCTTGCCTGCTGCCGGTGGACGCGTTGCTGGCGCAGCATGTCGCTGTCACATTGGACAGTGACAATGCGGCACGATTTTTGAGTGGAATGCGGCGGCGCGGGAGTTGGGCCGACGTAGAACAGGTCGCGGTGTACGCCGCTTCCCCCAAAGCCTTGTTGGGTACGGCGCAGGTCAAGGCCGGGGAGCTGATCCCGGTGCGGTTGTTGAGTCCGCTGGAAATCAGTGAAACCC